GAACCGCCATCAGCGCGTTCCGGTGGTGCCGATCCAACCGAAGGCTATGGGCGTCATCGTCTGCCGCTTGCCAACTTTAATCCGGTCAGTGCTGCTACCTCGCGTTCCAGTGCTGCTCGCCATGAAGAGCAGGTCCGCCAGAGGCACGAGCCGGTGATGGAGCCTGCGCAGGTTGATGTGGCGCCGCCTGCCGTCCACGCTGCCCCTAGTGTCCGCCAGGAGCCTGATGCTCCGGAGATGGAGCAGGATTTTGATTTCGGGTTCAGCCCCGAAGCGTCGCGATCACCAGTACAGGCAGCGCCCACGCAGGACGCTTTCGCCCAGCGCCGTGAACCGCCGCTTTTCCAGCCTGTTGCCCATTCGGTTTTCGCAGGCGCGCCGCTTGCCCCGCCATCGCGGGAGGTTCCGAGCTTTTTCGAGGCCCTGGCGCGCAATGAAGAGGTGGAAGCTCGGCCCGTCGCAGCTTCTGCCTATTCGGTGCAAGAGCCTCGATTCGAACCTCAGGCGGCGTCCCCAAGCCTTGACCATCAGCGCCCTGACCATCAGCGCCATGACCATCAGCCCGAGTTCAAGGACGAAACATCTGTCGCCCAGCAGGAGGCCGATCCTTTCGGTGGCGATTTTGATTTCGATCTCGAAGATATCGAACTCGATCTTTCCGAGCTGGAGGCTGACTCTGCTCCGCCGGTGACAGAGCAGAGGCCGCCGCAGCCCGTGGCAGCCGCTGTTGCTGGTCCTGCCGCATTTCAGCCGTCCCGTCCGGCAGAGGTCGCACCTGTTCAGGCGGCAGCGCCCATTGCTGAACCGGCGCCGCAGCATGTGAGTGAACCCGTTCCGCTGCCGTTTGATGCTGCCGAAATTTCCGATCAAGACGAACACCTGGAAGCGGTCGCGCATCTGGACGTTCCCGATTTGCCGCCGGTGGAAGATGCCGCGCCTGCCACCTATCGGCAGGATTATGATTTCGATATCGATTCCGAACTGGCAACATTGCTGGATCAGACGGTGGAGCCGCGCTCGGCGTCTGCGCCATCAAAGCCGGCGCAGGCTGTGGCCGCAGCGGCTGTTGCTGCTCCGGTAGCGCCTATGCCGCCCTTGGCCGAGCAGGTCAAAAATATGCCCAGCGATGATTTCGACGTGTTCGAAAAGGCGCTGGAGGAAGATTTCCGCAAGAGCCTCGATGGTCCCCATAGTTTCGGTGCCAAGCCCGGTGGGCCTGTGCCGATGCCGTTGGAAGCAGAGGACTATGACGATTACGAAGAGCCGCGCGGTTCGCGCCGCTGGGTGGCGATGGCTGCCGCAGCGGTGGTCGTGCTGGTTGGCGGTGGCGGCGTCTATGCCTGGATGAAGACCAGTGGGGGTGAAACGTTCAGCTCCAACGAACCGAAAGTGGTGATGGCTGACAAGGGGCCGGTCAAGGTCGTGCCTGCCGATCCCGGTGGTAAGGCGGTTCCGAACCAGAACAAGGCCGTCTATGACCGCGTGTCTGGTTCGACCCCCGACCAGCCGCAGCAAAAGAGCCTGATCTCTTCGCAGGAAGAGCCGGTTGATGTTGCCCAGCGCACGCTGGAGCCTGACAATCTGCCCCTGGAACAGGAATCAGAGGCTGACAATGCCGGTATGAACGGGGCTGGGATGAGCGGCGATGCGCCACAGACGGGCCAGAATGGCCAGCCGGGCGATCCCGCCAAGCAAGGCGACCAGCAGAGCCTTTCGCCGCGCAAAGTGAAAACCATGATTGTGCGGCCAGACGGCTCGCTGGTTGCGCAGGAAGCCCCGGCCCAGTCGCCTGCGACTTCCCAGCCATCGACCGCGCAAGGTGGCGCTCCTCAACCAGCGGCGGCCCAGCCGGGCTCTGCGGCTCCGCAAAGCGTGGAACAGGCCATGGCCTCTGCGGATACGGCAACGGCTGCACCGGATGCAGCCCAGGATAGTGCAGGCGTTCCGGCTCCCAATATGCCAGTTCCGCGCAACAGACCGGCGTCTGCCCCAGTGCAGACGGCTGCGGCGGCTGCCAAGAGCCCAACGCCTCCTGCTGCTACGCCT
The nucleotide sequence above comes from Agrobacterium vitis. Encoded proteins:
- a CDS encoding SPOR domain-containing protein is translated as MVQKQAAYSRDPAGSAFADDDPLAELARLVGYDAPVARRDPPMTQNMTPPAAPEPHRHSPAQDQVNLQDELLQDLDGYVDAPAYVGVSQPSAGYSHEAVSAREPVSFGGVEAPASTGSSASDISLADELEWSVGDVAVEPPSARSGGADPTEGYGRHRLPLANFNPVSAATSRSSAARHEEQVRQRHEPVMEPAQVDVAPPAVHAAPSVRQEPDAPEMEQDFDFGFSPEASRSPVQAAPTQDAFAQRREPPLFQPVAHSVFAGAPLAPPSREVPSFFEALARNEEVEARPVAASAYSVQEPRFEPQAASPSLDHQRPDHQRHDHQPEFKDETSVAQQEADPFGGDFDFDLEDIELDLSELEADSAPPVTEQRPPQPVAAAVAGPAAFQPSRPAEVAPVQAAAPIAEPAPQHVSEPVPLPFDAAEISDQDEHLEAVAHLDVPDLPPVEDAAPATYRQDYDFDIDSELATLLDQTVEPRSASAPSKPAQAVAAAAVAAPVAPMPPLAEQVKNMPSDDFDVFEKALEEDFRKSLDGPHSFGAKPGGPVPMPLEAEDYDDYEEPRGSRRWVAMAAAAVVVLVGGGGVYAWMKTSGGETFSSNEPKVVMADKGPVKVVPADPGGKAVPNQNKAVYDRVSGSTPDQPQQKSLISSQEEPVDVAQRTLEPDNLPLEQESEADNAGMNGAGMSGDAPQTGQNGQPGDPAKQGDQQSLSPRKVKTMIVRPDGSLVAQEAPAQSPATSQPSTAQGGAPQPAAAQPGSAAPQSVEQAMASADTATAAPDAAQDSAGVPAPNMPVPRNRPASAPVQTAAAAAKSPTPPAATPVSASPASASTAASSGGYLVQISSLPSEADAQKSYKNLSAKFGSVIGGRGVDIKAADIPGKGTYYRVRIPAGSKDEAVSLCERYRGAGGNCMVVR